One genomic window of Oncorhynchus kisutch isolate 150728-3 linkage group LG26, Okis_V2, whole genome shotgun sequence includes the following:
- the LOC109870850 gene encoding popeye domain-containing 2 isoform X1, which yields MSADNSTLLETVFYGHPPCDGWTNNTEGAFYHLGNTVLFLGYMGGSSAYGSLFIFGFMTPAFTCLALWGWMTMCGVDVFTWNLLLLVACVFQICHLIYRLQQDGLASEELLSLYSAIYLPLDVPVQVFKDIVGACENKVLALRVEETYAVEGKTPINQLSFLLSGRIRVSLEGQFLHYIFPLQFLDSPEWESLRPNEEGNFQVTLTAETDCRYISWHRRSLYMLLSKDRYITRLFSVMLGSDIANKLYSLNDKLFAKSGVRLDIRLPSLYHVLAPSPPGSEGEVCSGSGSARDWVDPVEQQEAAVPVPAYQKSEPPTPPTPRLQIQEKSPNTSTASPRQPQGPHPQRQPWPSDMEMLSGEDSTSLVLEDFADMTGSLMDYGSERDYLR from the exons ATGAGTGCAGACAACTCCACCCTGTTGGAGACGGTTTTCTACGGCCATCCACCATGTGATGGCTGGACCAACAACACAGAGGGGGCCTTCTACCACCTGGGCAACACCGTCTTGTTCCTGGGGTACATGGGGGGCAGCAGCGCCTACGGCTCCCTGTTCATCTTTGGTTTCATGACGCCTGCCTTCACCTGCCTGGCCCTGTGGGGCTGGATGACCATGTGTGGGGTGGATGTGTTCACCTGGAACCTGCTGCTGCTGGTGGCCTGCGTGTTCCAGATTTGCCACCTCATATACAGGCTGCAACAGGATGGTTTGGCCAGCGAGGAGCTGTTGTCCCtctactcagccatctacctgccCCTGGACGTGCCCGTACAGGTGTTCAAAGACATTGTGGGGGCCTGTGAGAACAAGGTGCTGGCCCTAAGAGTAGAGGAGACGTATGCAGTGGAGGGCAAGACGCCCATCAACCAGCTATCCTTTCTGCTGTCAGGGAG GATCCGTGTGTCTCTAGAAGGACAGTTCCTCCATTACATCTTCCCACTCCAGTTTCTGGACTCTCCTGAGTGGGAGTCTCTCAGACCCAATGAGGAGGGGAACTTTCAG GTGACCCTGACGGCGGAGACGGACTGCCGCTACATCTCGTGGCACCGGCGCAGCCTTTACATGCTGCTGTCCAAGGATCGCTACATCACCCGCCTCTTCTCCGTCATGCTGGGCAGCGACATTGCCAACAAGCTCTACTCACTCAATGATAAGCTCTTTGCCAAGAGCGGTGTACGCCTCGACATCCGCCtgcccagtctctaccatgtccTGGCCCCCTCACCCCCGGGCAGCGAGGGTGAGGTCTGTAGCGGCAGTGGTAGTGCAAGGGACTGGGTAGACCCAGTGGAGCAGCAGGAGGCAGCAGTCCCGGTGCCTGCCTACCAGAAGTCAGAGCCTCCAACACCCCCGACCCCACGGCTGCAGATACAAGAGAAGTCCCCCAACACATCAACTGCAAGCCCCCGCCAACCCCAAGGCCCACACCCCCAGCGCCAGCCCTGGCCCTCAGACATGGAGATGCTCTCTGGTGAGGACTCCACCAGCCTGGTCCTGGAGGACTTTGCTGATATGACCGGGTCCTTAATGGATTATGGGAGTGAGAGGGATTATTTGAGGTAG
- the LOC109870850 gene encoding popeye domain-containing 2 isoform X2 has product MSADNSTLLETVFYGHPPCDGWTNNTEGAFYHLGNTVLFLGYMGGSSAYGSLFIFGFMTPAFTCLALWGWMTMCGVDVFTWNLLLLVACVFQICHLIYRLQQDGLASEELLSLYSAIYLPLDVPVQVFKDIVGACENKVLALRVEETYAVEGKTPINQLSFLLSGRIRVSLEGQFLHYIFPLQFLDSPEWESLRPNEEGNFQVTLTAETDCRYISWHRRSLYMLLSKDRYITRLFSVMLGSDIANKLYSLNDKLFAKSGVRLDIRLPSLYHVLAPSPPGSEGEVCSGSGSARDWVDPVEQQEAAVPVPAYQKSEPPTPPTPRLQIQEKSPNTSTASPRQPQGPHPQRQPWPSDMEMLSGGETAGTLTMRYQRGRAPLAPTDTPKL; this is encoded by the exons ATGAGTGCAGACAACTCCACCCTGTTGGAGACGGTTTTCTACGGCCATCCACCATGTGATGGCTGGACCAACAACACAGAGGGGGCCTTCTACCACCTGGGCAACACCGTCTTGTTCCTGGGGTACATGGGGGGCAGCAGCGCCTACGGCTCCCTGTTCATCTTTGGTTTCATGACGCCTGCCTTCACCTGCCTGGCCCTGTGGGGCTGGATGACCATGTGTGGGGTGGATGTGTTCACCTGGAACCTGCTGCTGCTGGTGGCCTGCGTGTTCCAGATTTGCCACCTCATATACAGGCTGCAACAGGATGGTTTGGCCAGCGAGGAGCTGTTGTCCCtctactcagccatctacctgccCCTGGACGTGCCCGTACAGGTGTTCAAAGACATTGTGGGGGCCTGTGAGAACAAGGTGCTGGCCCTAAGAGTAGAGGAGACGTATGCAGTGGAGGGCAAGACGCCCATCAACCAGCTATCCTTTCTGCTGTCAGGGAG GATCCGTGTGTCTCTAGAAGGACAGTTCCTCCATTACATCTTCCCACTCCAGTTTCTGGACTCTCCTGAGTGGGAGTCTCTCAGACCCAATGAGGAGGGGAACTTTCAG GTGACCCTGACGGCGGAGACGGACTGCCGCTACATCTCGTGGCACCGGCGCAGCCTTTACATGCTGCTGTCCAAGGATCGCTACATCACCCGCCTCTTCTCCGTCATGCTGGGCAGCGACATTGCCAACAAGCTCTACTCACTCAATGATAAGCTCTTTGCCAAGAGCGGTGTACGCCTCGACATCCGCCtgcccagtctctaccatgtccTGGCCCCCTCACCCCCGGGCAGCGAGGGTGAGGTCTGTAGCGGCAGTGGTAGTGCAAGGGACTGGGTAGACCCAGTGGAGCAGCAGGAGGCAGCAGTCCCGGTGCCTGCCTACCAGAAGTCAGAGCCTCCAACACCCCCGACCCCACGGCTGCAGATACAAGAGAAGTCCCCCAACACATCAACTGCAAGCCCCCGCCAACCCCAAGGCCCACACCCCCAGCGCCAGCCCTGGCCCTCAGACATGGAGATGCTCTCTG